The Helianthus annuus cultivar XRQ/B chromosome 15, HanXRQr2.0-SUNRISE, whole genome shotgun sequence genomic sequence TCTTCTTTTATATACCCTAAAAAATAggtagaaatatatctatctatactataaagggatatattaccttttccgcatcactcacgagcacacgtgaaacatgcggaagtgacacacatgaacccattcagatgtgtcagatgctcagaaccagtgttgttctttggactgaaccgcatctcaggaacaggcaaagcgcattgccttcattctcttcaagcttcaaatccctcctgtccggttcacaaccacagagggtgcatgaacaacttcttcagcaaaaagaaggaacggaatctacgcgaccgcacatcagcagccctgactcctgaaccttcaagagttacatccgtgcaacaagcacactttgagcgaaaatgggactgcaacatcgcagacacccatgaagagctacagacataatcatagcttccgcagagtggttgctacggaagagcaaagctcactccacatcaccgaacgaggctacctcgttgtaaactcggtattggagcgcgAAGGGAAGTGGCTCCAAAAAGAACGCAGATACGTGCTCTAGACAAGCACTTATCACGCAGCaagtgtccgaacagcggtaacaagtctgcctatgactttgtttacctgccaacggaccgcggtaacaagtctgcttacgactttgtttacctaccaatggaccgcatggaataaacaacgatgggcatccctttgcctatgaccatgtttatttacccatagctcagatccacattgttcgaccaaacatggccaacaatgacgcaacgaggtaaccgcaaagaacgtacggttacttgagagctatcagGATGAAAACAAACACCCCAACAAAAAGGGATGGTCATCTCATCAccagatgctgaacatagagctcgaGCAAAGTTCTAACGCAACATCAAAAACTTCTAAACCCGACCGCCACGGTTGGTttaaaagcttttcttttcttcttcgtgcaccattctggcaaatggttcgaagaagaaaccacctccaagaggttcgaaacatgtgcagaccttcgaaccaccatcctagaggttggttcgaagtttgtgcagcattactatgaaggtccctaacaggctttcgacacaacaacaggtggcaacccacctgatgacatgcaacggctgagaatttcgcatcaagcgaAACTCCTTCACCAgtacggaagaggcatagccggattttttaccagatcaccagtttgatctggcctagaattttctccagactgccaaactaccttcctacaccataagtccagtgctcctcccacgtgcaacttgcacaaggCAGCAACACTaaactggggggacttgaaggggtatggtcccgaaacgaccattacccgcatcaaacaaacccctaccagtaagcagaccgcacccatgcggtcacatacttcgaacccattcggtccgaagatgaatagcttgacccaagtacaaaagaagatgaacatatcgatgcggctggcaccgcatcatatgaccattttcgtcacgacaagggaagcgagcaaacagtctccacatacgatgatgcggccaacaccgcatctcgcgtatttcttgatcacaagtaggagacgcggtaacttcaggcgttaccgcatgcagcgatgcggctcgcaccgcaccctgcatatccaacaagtggactgacacgccatgcaagtggctgacaccacgaggcaagtggcgccggcgacagtcccctgtcagagctattaaagcaatgggctgacgtggcgtaacccccacggccggcgagactgacacacctgcaacggtgcagctcgtcgtcagcccatccatcaatctcctccttcactcctcggctataaataccgaccccaaaccaggtttgaggtacaTCTctacacaactctctcactactactactatcttactttgcttcccaagcaaactactgattctcacgccggagagtggtaacaaggagcaccccccaccccatcctccttgttacgagtcacggcttgtttccttgtgcaggagatcatccaccggtgacccagccagcgatctccgagaggaagggattaacccttcttgacgagaccagtgtgttaaccctgcccggttaaccattgtttcatcaagtAGGTTTTTAGGGTTTCAAAAGCTAACACAAAGTTTGGGGCCTATGTTTTACATTAATTTAGACAAGTTAAAACTGAAAATAGAACTATGAAATTATCTATGTATATAacataactatatatatatatatatatatatattataaaatatttaaaaaataattaaataaaatcatATGGTCCGGTCCGGTTTTTTACGGTTGGTTTTTGCTATAAACCGTGAACCAAACCGTTTGCTACGGTTTGAAAATATTGAAACCGACCGACCGAAAGGTCACTAAAAAAACCAACCGTGAAACCAAACCGATGGCCGGTTTGGGCGGTTTCACGGTTTGAAACCGAACCGTGAACACCCCTACTGGTAGGTCATTACTGAATATTGTTTTACAGTTTATATACATATTTTGACTTGTTAAACATCCGATTACATGCTAACCACTCACTCTataactaggggtgcaaacgagccgagccgagccgagcccgagctcgagcctcgattaacttgtgagagctcgggctcgggctcgagctcggctcgtttgtattttatccagctcgagctcggctcgggctcggctcgtttattatctattaattggtatattaaataaaaataatataaataatagactttttaggcttgcgagctcgataagtaaagctcggggctcgggctcgtttactaaatacgcttatttttaggttcgaggtcggcttgtaaacaagtttaaataagctcggctcgtttacactaaggctcgataaggctcgacgagcttaacgagcttcacatgtgaggctcgagctcgggctcgataaacaaacgagctttgttttgaggctcaagctcggctcgggctcgataaggctcggctcatTTCGAGCTTTTACTCGAGGCGATCTCGAGTAGcccgcgagccgctcggctcgtttgtagcCCTAGGTCACTCTTAATTGAATTTAATTATTTTAGTTATATTAAAATCAATAATGTCATAAGCTACATTTAGCTCTCAACTAGGAATCTATATAGACTACCACTCAAAGAAAATCAAACATTTAAAACGTTCTATATCTTTTTTAACCACAAAATTTGGATCATATCCATCTTTCACTAGGCTAATGCATATACACAAATTCAGAAGAAACTCAATAAATATGATAAAACCCTCTTGTGAGAATCAAACCAGAACCTATTGATCTCAAAGCTTTATCCTACCGATCCCTAAAATGTTACTAGTCTATAAAGCTATAGACTTAAAATGTTCTATATGAATTATAATCAGATTATAGTTGCCAACTAAAACCACTACTTGTTATTAGTTGCAAAAAcggattttttttaaacacttCATCATACATGCAAaagcaaaaaaataaaataaaaaccatAATGATATTCAATGCTATGCAATTTTCACATATGCTCAAACTTTCATACATATGTGActaaattttttttgaacggccaacaaactcaatcccgagtactctcggagcacccactggacaaacggagtactccgagagtaacccgagtccaccaccaattccggggaaaacccggtaacccacccgcccgtaggcacgacggtgaaattaccggtaaaacccgtttggctcaaggatccaacccaggtttccctgggtctcctatcattgcccaccaatgtctcactctgcaccaagtgggagtcgaacttgcatctctcaagagaaatgcaagccctccaccacttgatcatAACAATAAGTGAAGTCAAATCATAGGATTAATTTTTCCTTCATATTTATTTGTTCTTTAAATTATAATATTTATATTGGTTTTTTTAACGGTGAACATCATGTATAAGGTTATCACATTCATTAAATCGGAGAGCCCCGTATTGCCCCACTCTAGTTTCAAAGTTTGGCTTTTTTGGGCGTTACCTCCGGGAAACCATACCGCGGGCTGCCACTTGACAGTCGTTGTGTCATCATAAGAGCAGAACTCTCTGGCGTAACACACGGTGGGACGAACACCCGATTGGGCTCGGGAATCGAACTGACAACCTCACACAACGGCAAGTCCAAATCCTTTATTGCCTATATCCACCCCAATATGACATAAGtgagaattgaacttgagttcTATTGAAAAACCCAAGCCTCAACCtcctgtaagattaaatatattatgttttaatatttaatatagtagccattataatcatttacataatatagatcaaaatatataacaacctattaaataattagttggtaattgttgatggaccatattacttttgttaactaattaggtttccccttgagtgcatatataaggagacttatgtagagaTTCTaaaggagacttatgtagagaTTCTAAGGTTAGACAAATAACCTAATTCTCATAACATCAAAATCGACCCTCTTCTCCATAACCGATACCATTTCGgttttcatcatcaccatcatcagttTGCACCCTAAAGAGGAACCAGATCATACTGACAAACATGTTCGAACTCGACGGCATcatctctcactggattctcctctgcactgtctACTATAACatgtatgttttcatgttttccattatgcttAAAACAGAACTGATCGAACACCTTCATCTATCTTGTTTGTTTGAATCGAAATTTAATGTTTTAGGGTCACGATATATACAAACTTCAAGGGTCAAATGTAACCATCCAAATTGCACatgaatattattattaatatataaacaAATTTAGGTCAAGTTGATGAATAGTTAAAGCAAAAGGCCATTTTGACAAGGCCAAAAGTGTAATTTCATATGCAAAAGCCCCATTATTTGTGGCTCTCAACCTTAGGGTTCAACCAAGTAGCCATATTTTACTCATTTTACACCCACCATTTATAACACCTTCATGTTCCAACATTAAGAAACAACAATCAAGATTCTTCAACTCATCAACTTTCATCTATATTCATCTTTTAAATCCAACAGATCAAAAAATGCTTTCTAACCCACAAAAGTCACCATCTTTCttcctagacggaatcaacacaaccaccaccaccaccactaccggAAGCTCCGGTAGTTGTGGCACTAACAAGCCACCACCAACCAACACCACTCCGGTACCGGACTCCGTTGCCCGCTACCACATCCACGCCGTGGGTCCAGACCAGTGCTGCTCCGTCGTCATCCAACACATCACCGCCCCAATCTCCGACGTCTGGTCCATCGTCCGCCGCTTCGACAACCCACAAGCCTACAAACACTTTGTCAAAACCTGCCACGTAATCCTCGGAGACGGCAACGTCGGAACCCTAAGAGAAATCCACGTCATCTCCGGCCTGCCCGCTGCCCGTTCCACTGAACGTTTGGAAATCTTAGACGATGAACAACACGTGATCAGTTTCAGCGTCGTTGACGGTGATCACCGGCTTGCTAACTACCGTTCCGTCACCACTCTCCACCCTACACCCGACGGAACCGGTACGGTGGTTGTTGAGTCCTACGTTGTTGACATACCGCCGGGGAATACTAAGGAAGAAACATGCGTGTTTGTTGACACCATCGTGAAATGCAACCTCCAGTCGTTAGCTCAGAAAATCCGGCGAAACTGATTGCCGGAAAATCAAGATTTATTATGATATTTGAGAATACACATCTCGGGAACAAGTACATAAACATAAAGCCATTTTCGAATCGAAGTAGATGATATAACTGATACTTATGAAGATTCAATCGATCATTTAAAGACCTTTATGTTATTTTGGTGGTGTGAATTTTCATCATCAAAGTTTTTGTGAACCCATGTGATCACTTTTTTGAAGGTTTTATTTATTGATTGATTTGGATTTATGAGAAAATGTCCTCTACTTCTTGCattttattttgttataaatt encodes the following:
- the LOC110909816 gene encoding abscisic acid receptor PYL4; the protein is MLSNPQKSPSFFLDGINTTTTTTTTGSSGSCGTNKPPPTNTTPVPDSVARYHIHAVGPDQCCSVVIQHITAPISDVWSIVRRFDNPQAYKHFVKTCHVILGDGNVGTLREIHVISGLPAARSTERLEILDDEQHVISFSVVDGDHRLANYRSVTTLHPTPDGTGTVVVESYVVDIPPGNTKEETCVFVDTIVKCNLQSLAQKIRRN